One window from the genome of Pyrus communis chromosome 16, drPyrComm1.1, whole genome shotgun sequence encodes:
- the LOC137720304 gene encoding protein BPS1, chloroplastic-like: MSRPQEPHRPFFHFGNPFKMIAPKGSQLSPRLVGLLNTFEETLAGRLRKLNPKDKDDVLSLSWMKLAMESLCGTHNDIKSLIAEIDLPVSNWDEKWIDVYLDISVKLLDVCIAFSSEISRLNQGHLYLQCGLHNLDSTTSDQFIRARSSLDGWRHHISSKNPRVENCSTILDKLVESLDLPKVKNSAKGKLLMRAMYGVKVLTISVCSVFAAAFSGSAKKLLDLNVADTYLWAQAFNDLQGIVNGEIRNVFSSGRVMVLKELEAVDDTVKEMYPKIQDGVDLAEGNAFKNSISDLDRKAQKLSQGLDLLTKEVDGFFQILLAGRDTLLSKLRSGGAVSDRMLMGNVEGQFVR; encoded by the coding sequence ATGAGTCGTCCACAGGAACCACACCGACCATTCTTCCATTTTGGAAATCCTTTTAAGATGATTGCACCAAAGGGTTCCCAACTGTCTCCAAGGCTTGTTGGACTGTTGAACACGTTTGAGGAAACATTGGCTGGGAGGCTAAGAAAGCTTAACCCAAAAGACAAGGATGATGTCCTCAGCTTGTCATGGATGAAATTAGCTATGGAGTCTCTTTGTGGAACTCATAATGACATAAAATCCCTCATAGCTGAAATTGATCTCCCTGTTAGTAACTGGGACGAGAAATGGATTGATGTGTACTTGGACATCAGTGTGAAGTTGCTTGATGTATGCATTGCTTTTAGCTCTGAGATCTCACGTTTAAACCAGGGACATCTTTATCTTCAGTGCGGCTTGCATAATTTGGATTCAACTACTTCAGACCAATTTATTCGGGCCCGTTCCTCACTTGATGGCTGGAGGCATCATATTAGTTCAAAAAACCCTAGAGTTGAGAACTGTAGCACCATTTTAGATAAGCTTGTGGAATCCCTTGATCTGCCAAAAGTTAAGAACTCAGCCAAAGGGAAACTTTTGATGCGTGCTATGTATGGAGTGAAGGTGTTGACAATATCTGTTTGCAGTGTCTTTGCTGCCGCCTTTTCTGGTTCTGCAAAGAAGTTGTTAGATTTGAATGTCGCTGATACATATTTGTGGGCTCAAGCGTTTAACGATTTACAGGGTATTGTAAATGGGGAAATTAGAAATGTTTTTTCTAGTGGAAGAGTCATGGTACTGAAAGAGCTGGAAGCAGTTGATGATACAGTCAAGGAAATGTATCCCAAGATCCAAGATGGCGTTGACCTTGCTGAAGGGAATGCATTCAAGAATTCTATTTCAGACTTAGACAGGAAGGCACAGAAACTCTCCCAAGGGCTCGATCTTCTTACAAAGGAAGTTGATGGATTTTTCCAAATCCTGTTAGCCGGGCGTGACACATTGCTTTCCAAACTAAGATCAGGTGGAGCAGTCTCAGACCGGATGCTGATGGGAAATGTGGAAGGTCAGTTTGTGAGATGA